A genomic region of Clarias gariepinus isolate MV-2021 ecotype Netherlands chromosome 23, CGAR_prim_01v2, whole genome shotgun sequence contains the following coding sequences:
- the LOC128511262 gene encoding olfactory receptor class A-like protein 1: MRVSRRKKKFQKPGSMDLCITVKGVSFLLQTGLGILGNASVLMAYAHIAFIESHMQPVDRILAQLAFSNLLMLLTRGVPLTMFIFGLHNLVDDPGCKVLIYGFRLSRALSICLTSMLSVFQALTLAPSGGPHLTKLKSHLSQLVVPTFIGLWLLNMIICIAAPLFSIAPRNGTVPPFTLNLGFCHVNFHDNLSYVVNGVVFSTRDFAFVAIMLVSSGYILILLHKHSRQVRSIRRVQQGTSMETRAAKTVVMLVVLYTVFFGIDNLIWIYMLTVDQVPGVVADMRVFFTSCYATFSPFLMISTNKKIKERMVCAVGEQTAKDSTENTK, from the exons ATGCGTGTGAGTCGTCGCAAGAAGAAGTTCCAG AAACCAGGCTCTATGGATCTCTGCATCACCGTTAAAGGAGTTTCGTTCCTACTGCAGACAGGGCTTGGAATTCTAGGTAACGCTTCCGTGCTGATGGCATACGCTCATATCGCTTTTATAGAGTCGCACATGCAGCCTGTGGACAGAATCCTGGCTCAACTGGCTTTCAGCAACCTGCTTATGCTGCTAACACGTGGTGTTCCACTAACTATGTTTATCTTCGGGCTGCACAACCTGGTAGACGATCCGGGCTGCAAAGTGCTGATCTATGGCTTCCGTCTCAGCCGTGCCCTCTCTATCTGCCTCACCTCCATGCTTAGTGTCTTCCAAGCACTCACCCTTGCACCGTCAGGTGGGCCACATCTGACCAAACTGAAATCTCATCTTTCGCAGCTGGTTGTGCCCACCTTCATAGGTCTGTGGCTCCTCAACATGATTATCTGCATTGCTGCTCCACTTTTCTCTATAGCACCTCGGAATGGAACAGTGCCTCCCTTTACCCTCAACCTCGGATTCTGTCATGTCAACTTCCATGACAACCTGTCGTATGTTGTGAACGGCGTGGTCTTTTCAACACGAGACTTTGCCTTTGTGGCCATCATGCTGGTGTCCAGCGGTTACATCCTCATCCTCCTGCACAAACACAGCAGACAGGTCAGGTCCATCCGACGCGTTCAGCAAGGAACCTCCATGGAAACGCGAGCAGCTAAGACTGTTGTCATGCTGGTGGTGCTGTACACTGTGTTTTTTGGTATTGACAATCTGATCTGGATTTACATGCTTACTGTGGACCAGGTTCCAGGTGTGGTAGCTGACATGAGAGTGTTTTTTACGTCATGCTATGCCACGTTCAGTCCTTTCCTCATGATAAGCACCAATAAGAAGATAAAGGAGAGGATGGTGTGTGCAGTTGGAGAACAGACAGCTAAGGACTCCACCGagaacacaaaataa
- the LOC128511264 gene encoding olfactory receptor class A-like protein 1 gives MRVSRRKKKFQKPGSMDLCITVKGVSFLLQTGLGILGNASVLMAYAHIAFIESHMQPVDRILAQLAFSNLLMLLTRGVPLTMFIFGLHNLVDDPGCKVLIYGFRVSRALSICLTSMLSVFQALTIAPSGGPHLTKLKSHLSQLVVPTFIGLWLLNMIICIAAPLFSIAPRNGTVPPFTLNLGFCHVNFHENLSYVVNGVAVSSRDFAIVAIMLVSSGYILILLHKHSRQVRSIRRVQQGTSMETRAAKTVVMLVVLYAVFFGIDNLIWIYMLTVDQVPGVVTDIRVFFTSCYATFSPFLMISTNKKIKERMVCAVGEQTAKDSTENTK, from the exons ATGCGTGTGAGTCGTCGCAAGAAGAAGTTCCAG AAACCAGGCTCCATGGATCTCTGCATCACCGTTAAAGGAGTTTCGTTCCTACTGCAGACAGGGCTTGGAATTCTAGGTAACGCTTCCGTGCTGATGGCATACGCTCATATCGCTTTTATAGAGTCGCACATGCAGCCTGTGGACAGAATCCTGGCTCAACTGGCTTTCAGCAACCTGCTTATGCTGCTAACACGTGGTGTTCCACTAACTATGTTTATCTTCGGGCTGCACAACCTGGTAGACGATCCGGGCTGCAAAGTGCTGATCTATGGCTTCCGTGTCAGCCGTGCCCTCTCTATCTGCCTCACCTCCATGCTTAGTGTCTTCCAAGCACTCACCATTGCACCGTCAGGTGGGCCACATCTGACCAAACTGAAATCTCATCTTTCGCAGCTGGTTGTGCCCACCTTCATAGGTCTGTGGCTCCTCAACATGATTATCTGCATTGCTGCTCCACTTTTCTCTATAGCACCTCGGAATGGAACAGTGCCTCCCTTTACCCTCAACCTGGGATTCTGTCATGTCAACTTTCATGAAAACCTGTCGTATGTTGTGAACGGCGTGGCCGTCTCATCACGAGACTTTGCCATTGTGGCCATCATGCTGGTGTCCAGCGGTTACATCCTCATCCTCCTGCACAAACACAGCAGACAGGTCAGGTCCATCCGACGCGTTCAGCAAGGAACCTCCATGGAAACGCGAGCAGCTAAGACTGTTGTCATGCTGGTGGTGCTGTACGCTGTGTTTTTTGGTATTGACAATCTGATCTGGATTTACATGCTTACTGTGGACCAGGTTCCAGGTGTGGTAACTGACATAAGAGTGTTTTTTACGTCATGCTATGCCACGTTCAGTCCTTTCCTCATGATAAGCACCAATAAGAAGATAAAGGAGAGGATGGTGTGTGCAGTTGGAGAACAGACAGCTAAGGACTCCACCGagaacacaaaataa